A portion of the uncultured Draconibacterium sp. genome contains these proteins:
- the queF gene encoding preQ(1) synthase yields MSELKHLGNETNYDFNYRPDVLESFDNKHPENDYWVKFNCPEFTSLCPITGQPDFATIYLSYIPDGKLVESKSLKLYLFSFRNHGAFHEDCINIMMKDLIALMNPKYIEVWGKFLPRGGLSIDPFSNYGKPGTKYEEMAWFRMQNHDLNPEVIDNR; encoded by the coding sequence ATGAGCGAATTAAAACACCTGGGAAACGAAACAAATTACGATTTTAACTATCGTCCTGATGTATTGGAATCGTTTGATAACAAACACCCTGAAAATGACTATTGGGTAAAATTCAACTGCCCTGAGTTTACCAGTTTGTGCCCCATTACCGGGCAGCCCGATTTTGCTACTATTTACCTCAGTTACATCCCTGATGGGAAATTAGTGGAAAGCAAAAGTTTGAAGCTCTATTTATTCAGTTTCCGCAACCACGGCGCTTTTCATGAGGATTGTATCAATATCATGATGAAAGATTTGATAGCTTTAATGAATCCAAAGTACATTGAAGTGTGGGGTAAATTCTTGCCGCGTGGTGGCTTAAGTATCGATCCGTTTTCTAACTATGGAAAACCGGGAACTAAATATGAAGAGATGGCCTGGTTTCGCATGCAAAATCATGATTTGAATCCCGAGGTGATTGATAACCGGTAA
- a CDS encoding Crp/Fnr family transcriptional regulator, giving the protein MQITLKEHIKRFVDFSDEDEQILNEYIKSFSVQKKEDLLSNGQICRSMYFVEKGCLRMFFINSKSAEQITQFAIDGWWISDLFSFMDNTPSEYTIQTIEASKIVAIDNRVYNTLLEKLPQLERYFRIIMQKNLAASQLRAKYMYEMTKEEFYFHFSTSFPEFMQRVPQYMVASYLGLTPEYVSELRKRNTNNSITK; this is encoded by the coding sequence ATGCAAATAACACTAAAAGAGCACATTAAGAGATTTGTCGATTTCAGTGATGAGGATGAACAAATACTAAATGAATACATAAAATCATTCTCGGTACAAAAAAAGGAAGACCTGCTTTCGAATGGCCAAATATGCAGGTCGATGTATTTTGTTGAAAAGGGCTGCTTACGGATGTTTTTTATCAACTCAAAATCAGCAGAGCAAATAACACAATTTGCCATTGACGGTTGGTGGATTTCCGATCTTTTCAGTTTTATGGACAATACACCTTCTGAATATACGATTCAAACAATAGAGGCATCAAAAATTGTAGCAATCGATAACCGTGTTTATAACACTTTGCTTGAAAAACTGCCTCAGCTGGAGCGGTATTTCAGAATAATTATGCAGAAGAACCTTGCAGCATCGCAGCTTCGTGCTAAGTACATGTACGAAATGACGAAAGAAGAATTTTACTTCCATTTCAGCACCTCGTTCCCTGAGTTTATGCAACGTGTTCCGCAATACATGGTCGCTTCTTACCTTGGGCTAACTCCCGAATATGTTAGTGAATTACGAAAAAGAAATACTAACAATTCTATTACGAAATAA
- a CDS encoding NAD(P)-dependent oxidoreductase, with protein sequence MSKTIFLAGATGAIGQVLTPLLIENGWKVYGTTRSKDKIALLQELGAEPVVIDVYEAGRLKDILIEIKPDVVINQLTDLPYALNADEMTAALVRNAKLRTEGTKNLVEAALSAGSKRIIAQSISFVYDEGPIPHLEEDPLLPLSHPVYGETAEGVRNLERQVLESGMEGIVLRYGLLYGPKTGFDAPIAPASVHVEAAAKAAEIAVTKGKKGIYNVAEADESLSCEKAIKAFDWNANWRVTQ encoded by the coding sequence ATGTCGAAAACTATATTTTTAGCAGGAGCTACCGGCGCAATTGGTCAGGTACTCACCCCTCTACTCATTGAAAACGGATGGAAAGTGTATGGCACAACCCGTTCAAAAGACAAGATAGCTCTACTTCAGGAATTGGGCGCTGAACCCGTTGTAATAGACGTGTATGAAGCCGGGCGCTTAAAAGATATTCTTATCGAAATAAAACCGGATGTTGTAATAAACCAGCTCACCGATCTTCCGTATGCCTTAAATGCCGATGAAATGACAGCAGCATTGGTGCGTAATGCAAAGTTGCGCACCGAAGGCACAAAAAATCTGGTAGAAGCTGCACTATCGGCAGGTAGCAAACGGATTATTGCACAAAGTATATCATTTGTATATGATGAGGGCCCAATCCCGCATCTTGAAGAAGATCCTTTATTGCCATTGTCGCACCCGGTTTATGGCGAAACAGCTGAAGGTGTCCGTAATTTAGAGCGTCAGGTACTTGAATCGGGAATGGAAGGAATAGTGCTGCGCTACGGTTTACTGTACGGACCAAAAACCGGTTTTGATGCCCCGATAGCCCCTGCATCGGTTCATGTTGAAGCTGCTGCAAAAGCTGCGGAAATTGCTGTAACAAAAGGCAAAAAGGGCATTTACAACGTTGCTGAAGCCGATGAGTCGTTATCGTGCGAAAAAGCCATTAAAGCTTTTGACTGGAATGCCAATTGGAGGGTAACGCAATAA
- a CDS encoding adenosine deaminase yields MKSRKQIELINKIPKAELHVHIEGTFEPELMFTIAERNDIRLKYKSVDDLHAAYQFNNLQEFLDLYYAGAYVLLYEQDFYDLTKAYLKKCFEENVVHTEIFFDPQTHIQRGVPFENVINGILQACIDARNEWGITYRLIPNFLRHLSEEDAIKTFKESLKFGELFTAYGLDSSEKGHPPAKFKKVFEMVRAEGFLTVAHAGEEGPAQNVWDAIEMLKVARIDHGVRSIDDAKLLDELARIEMPLTVCPLSNLKLKVVDDMVDHPLKKLLDHNIVATVNSDDPAYFGGYMNANFHAVNEALNLSDEDIVKLASNSFTASFLTDVEKQKWLDEIAKLSS; encoded by the coding sequence ATGAAATCCAGAAAACAAATTGAGTTGATCAATAAAATTCCAAAGGCAGAACTGCACGTACATATTGAAGGCACTTTTGAGCCGGAACTGATGTTTACCATTGCTGAAAGGAATGACATACGGTTAAAATATAAATCAGTTGATGATTTGCATGCGGCCTATCAATTCAATAACCTCCAGGAGTTTCTTGATCTTTATTATGCCGGAGCCTACGTATTGCTTTACGAGCAGGATTTTTACGACCTCACAAAGGCGTATCTGAAAAAGTGCTTCGAGGAAAATGTGGTGCACACCGAAATCTTTTTCGATCCGCAAACACATATCCAACGCGGCGTTCCGTTTGAAAATGTAATTAACGGAATTCTACAGGCTTGTATCGATGCCCGAAATGAATGGGGCATAACCTACCGACTTATTCCTAATTTTCTGCGTCACCTGAGTGAAGAGGACGCGATTAAGACTTTTAAAGAATCGTTGAAATTTGGAGAGTTGTTTACTGCATACGGTCTCGATTCCAGCGAAAAAGGTCATCCGCCTGCCAAGTTTAAAAAGGTGTTTGAAATGGTACGTGCCGAAGGATTTCTGACTGTCGCTCATGCCGGCGAAGAAGGGCCTGCACAAAACGTTTGGGATGCCATTGAAATGCTAAAGGTTGCCCGTATCGACCACGGTGTGCGTTCGATCGATGATGCAAAATTGTTGGATGAACTGGCGCGTATTGAAATGCCTTTAACGGTTTGCCCATTATCAAATCTGAAGCTAAAAGTGGTTGATGATATGGTTGATCACCCGTTAAAAAAGTTGTTGGATCATAACATTGTTGCTACTGTTAATTCTGACGATCCGGCCTATTTTGGTGGTTATATGAATGCTAATTTCCATGCTGTAAACGAGGCGCTTAATCTTTCAGACGAAGATATTGTAAAACTGGCCTCCAATTCGTTTACAGCCAGTTTCCTGACTGATGTAGAGAAACAAAAGTGGCTGGATGAGATTGCGAAGTTGAGTAGCTAG
- a CDS encoding Gfo/Idh/MocA family oxidoreductase yields MTNRRDFIKTSAMATAGVGIASSMPLAMESCSGANEKLVCGLIGAKGQGFTDLQAFLKQKNTECAAICDVDEKIMNQRIADVEKIQGTKPKGFKDFRKLLEEPGIDVIIIGTPDHWHCLPFVYAAQEGKHIFCEKPLANYIEEINIMERAWKRYGTIAQVGQWQRSDKHWKDAVDFVYTGALGKIRTVRCWSYQGWMKSIPVMPDGPVPAGVDYDMWLGPAKARPFNPNRFHFNFRWFWDYAGGLMTDWGVHIIDYGLYGMKAKAPKSIMAMGGKFGYPDDACETPDSMQALYEFDDYTLLWDHGLGIDGGYYGRSHGVGFVGENGTLVVDRNGWEVIPEGGRNPRMERVELKKGDGQGLNNHTANFIDCIKKGDQNTNCHVGIAANTARVAHLGNMALKTGQRLYWDADNSKFIGNDAANELLVPTYRAPWELPKV; encoded by the coding sequence TCAAGTATGCCTTTAGCGATGGAATCGTGCTCGGGAGCAAACGAAAAACTGGTTTGTGGTTTGATAGGGGCGAAAGGTCAGGGTTTTACTGATCTTCAGGCTTTCTTAAAACAAAAAAATACGGAGTGCGCGGCCATTTGCGATGTGGATGAGAAGATTATGAACCAACGTATTGCCGACGTTGAGAAAATCCAGGGAACCAAACCAAAAGGATTTAAAGATTTCAGAAAATTGCTTGAAGAGCCCGGTATTGATGTGATCATTATTGGTACGCCAGACCACTGGCACTGTTTGCCTTTTGTGTATGCAGCACAGGAAGGAAAACATATTTTCTGTGAAAAACCGCTGGCAAACTACATCGAAGAGATCAACATTATGGAGCGTGCCTGGAAACGTTACGGAACAATTGCCCAGGTAGGGCAATGGCAGCGTAGCGACAAGCACTGGAAAGATGCTGTTGATTTTGTTTACACCGGCGCGCTGGGAAAAATTCGTACCGTACGTTGCTGGTCGTATCAGGGTTGGATGAAATCGATTCCGGTAATGCCCGACGGACCTGTTCCTGCAGGTGTTGATTACGATATGTGGTTAGGACCTGCAAAAGCACGTCCGTTTAACCCGAACCGTTTTCACTTTAATTTCCGCTGGTTCTGGGATTATGCCGGTGGTTTAATGACCGACTGGGGTGTGCACATCATCGACTACGGTTTATACGGTATGAAAGCCAAGGCACCTAAATCTATTATGGCAATGGGGGGCAAATTTGGTTACCCTGATGATGCTTGCGAAACTCCTGACAGTATGCAGGCATTATACGAATTCGACGATTATACCTTGCTTTGGGACCACGGTTTGGGAATCGACGGTGGTTACTATGGCCGCAGCCACGGAGTAGGTTTTGTTGGTGAAAACGGAACTTTGGTGGTTGACCGTAACGGCTGGGAAGTTATTCCTGAAGGTGGCAGAAACCCAAGAATGGAGCGCGTTGAATTGAAAAAAGGCGACGGCCAGGGATTGAACAACCACACGGCTAACTTTATTGATTGTATTAAAAAAGGCGATCAGAATACGAACTGTCATGTTGGTATTGCAGCTAATACTGCTCGCGTGGCGCATTTAGGAAACATGGCTTTAAAAACAGGTCAGCGCCTGTATTGGGATGCTGATAACAGCAAATTCATCGGTAACGATGCGGCTAACGAACTATTGGTGCCAACCTACCGTGCACCATGGGAATTGCCTAAAGTGTAG